In the [Clostridium] colinum genome, one interval contains:
- a CDS encoding ABC transporter ATP-binding protein, with translation MDYIRLENICKSYNNVEIIKNISFTLKKGEIVSFLGKSGVGKTTLFNILAGFEEADKGKIFLQNKDITAENKNISYMTQKHLLIPYINVLDNVCLPFKIKGIDKNIAYEKAIPMLEKFGLSKHINKYPNELSGGMKQRVSFIRAYLKESDLMLFDEPFSALDSITKQSIYEWFKYMTRYEQKTTIFITHDINEAIYLSDKVYILAKKPANIVLSLEINNNIENFRTSNEFMSYYRQITDCLEKYLVENY, from the coding sequence ATGGATTATATAAGATTAGAAAATATATGTAAATCTTATAATAATGTAGAAATAATAAAAAATATAAGTTTTACTTTAAAAAAGGGAGAAATAGTATCTTTTCTTGGTAAAAGCGGTGTTGGAAAAACAACATTATTTAATATATTAGCAGGGTTTGAAGAAGCAGATAAAGGTAAAATTTTTTTACAAAATAAAGATATTACAGCAGAAAATAAAAATATAAGCTATATGACACAAAAACATTTATTAATACCATATATTAATGTTTTAGATAATGTTTGTTTGCCATTTAAAATAAAAGGAATAGATAAAAATATAGCATATGAAAAAGCTATACCTATGTTAGAAAAATTTGGACTATCAAAACATATAAATAAATATCCCAATGAGCTATCTGGAGGAATGAAGCAAAGAGTATCTTTTATAAGAGCATATTTAAAAGAAAGTGATTTAATGCTTTTTGATGAGCCTTTTTCAGCTTTAGATAGTATAACTAAACAAAGTATATATGAATGGTTTAAATATATGACAAGATATGAACAGAAAACAACAATATTTATAACACATGATATAAATGAGGCAATTTATTTATCGGATAAAGTATATATTTTGGCAAAAAAACCAGCTAATATAGTTTTATCATTAGAAATAAATAATAACATAGAAAATTTTAGAACAAGTAACGAATTTATGTCTTATTATAGGCAAATAACAGATTGTTTAGAAAAATATTTGGTAGAAAATTACTAA
- a CDS encoding MBL fold metallo-hydrolase, which translates to MKVKVEIVGGAMMQNCYFAIEENTNNAIVIDPGADADKLIDVIEKEKLNLKYIVLTHGHFDHIGACEDIKEKYNTPIVICEGEETLIEHSENNLSHMINCKIEIKADIVLKDNDIFKFGDRLSFKVIKTPGHTPGGMCLYFEEEKVLFSGDTLFYGSVGRTDFPYGNSSYLIKSINRLKELPDDTVVYCGHGNKTTIGTEKNINPYMGNMYEY; encoded by the coding sequence ATGAAGGTAAAAGTTGAAATAGTGGGCGGAGCTATGATGCAAAATTGTTATTTTGCAATAGAAGAAAATACAAACAATGCAATAGTAATAGACCCAGGTGCAGATGCCGATAAGCTTATTGATGTAATAGAAAAAGAAAAATTAAACTTAAAATATATTGTTTTAACACACGGTCATTTTGACCATATAGGAGCTTGTGAAGATATAAAAGAAAAATATAATACTCCTATTGTTATATGTGAAGGAGAGGAAACTTTAATTGAGCACTCAGAAAATAACCTTTCACATATGATAAACTGTAAAATAGAGATAAAAGCAGATATAGTTTTAAAAGATAATGATATATTTAAATTTGGTGATAGATTATCATTTAAAGTAATAAAAACACCAGGGCATACACCAGGAGGTATGTGTTTATACTTTGAAGAAGAAAAAGTACTTTTTTCTGGAGATACATTATTTTATGGGTCTGTGGGAAGAACAGATTTTCCTTATGGTAATTCGTCATATTTAATAAAATCTATTAATAGGCTTAAAGAATTACCAGATGATACAGTTGTCTATTGTGGTCACGGTAATAAAACTACAATAGGAACAGAAAAAAATATTAACCCTTATATGGGTAATATGTATGAATATTAG
- a CDS encoding ABC transporter substrate-binding protein has translation MKIFNKIIFIFLICSIFVGCVNNTNNIEEKKQNYKVSFLLDWTPNTNHTGIYVALEKGFYDEVSIDLEILNPPEESTTLLVASGKADFGISFQDTIGMAMNENEKFPIKAIATIIQHNTSGILSLKEDGIYSFKNLEGKVYATWDNVLEQETIRQVMKNQGGDFEKVKLYHSYVTDALSAIQANVDAVWVFEAWDVINAKVSGLDYNFIKFKDVEPKLDFYTPVIVSSEKCLIENEEIAKRFLQATKKGYEYAIENPEESAKILHKYVPEYDVNMLIESQKYLANQYKSEVERWGYIDPKRWNTFYSWAYDKGIITKDLTDKGFTNDYLPE, from the coding sequence ATGAAAATATTTAATAAAATTATATTTATATTTTTAATATGTAGTATATTTGTTGGGTGTGTTAATAATACAAACAATATTGAAGAAAAAAAACAAAATTATAAAGTTAGCTTTTTATTAGATTGGACACCAAATACAAATCATACAGGAATATACGTAGCGTTAGAAAAAGGATTTTATGATGAAGTTTCAATCGATTTAGAAATATTAAACCCTCCAGAGGAATCTACAACACTATTAGTAGCATCTGGTAAAGCAGATTTTGGAATATCTTTTCAAGATACTATTGGTATGGCTATGAATGAAAATGAAAAATTTCCTATAAAAGCTATTGCTACTATTATACAACATAATACTTCTGGTATTTTATCTTTAAAAGAAGATGGGATATATAGTTTTAAAAATTTAGAAGGAAAAGTATATGCAACGTGGGATAATGTTTTAGAACAAGAAACAATAAGACAAGTTATGAAAAACCAAGGAGGAGATTTTGAAAAAGTAAAACTTTATCATAGCTATGTAACAGACGCATTATCGGCAATACAAGCTAATGTAGATGCTGTTTGGGTATTTGAAGCGTGGGATGTTATTAATGCAAAAGTAAGTGGACTTGATTATAATTTTATAAAATTTAAAGATGTAGAGCCTAAATTAGATTTTTATACACCAGTTATAGTATCTAGTGAAAAATGTTTAATAGAAAATGAAGAAATAGCCAAAAGATTTTTACAGGCTACAAAAAAAGGCTATGAATATGCAATAGAAAATCCAGAAGAAAGTGCTAAAATATTACATAAATATGTACCAGAGTATGATGTTAATATGCTTATAGAAAGCCAAAAATATCTTGCAAATCAATATAAAAGTGAGGTAGAAAGATGGGGTTATATAGACCCTAAAAGATGGAATACATTTTATAGTTGGGCATATGATAAGGGTATAATAACAAAAGATTTAACAGATAAAGGTTTTACAAATGATTATTTACCAGAATAA
- a CDS encoding RelA/SpoT family protein encodes MEECKMLYDELIQKVKKYHPATDFSIIEKAYNLAKEAHGNQLRKSGEPYIIHPLYVAIILAELELDLESIAAGILHDVIEDTKYSFEDLKQLFNEEIAIIVSGVTKLDKFTYSSSSKEELQAENYRKMFLAMAKDIRVILIKVADRLHNMRTLQFMSREKQIEKAQETLDIYAPLATRLGIFKIKVELEDLCLRYLDPTAYYDLAEKIERKKHQREEYVEKIVGEISKKCQEDNIKCEIYGRPKHFFSIYKKMLNKNKTLDQIFDLFAVRIIVDNIRDCYEVLGIVHEMYKPIPSRFKDYIAMPKANMYQSLHNTLIGPEGLPFEIQIRTWEMHRIAEYGIAAHWKYKSGSKNVKESAQEEKLTWLRQILEWQKDMSDNKEFMETIKTDLDSFNENVYCFTPSGDVKSLPYGSIPIDFAYSIHSAVGNTMVGARVNGKIVTFDYILQNGDRIEIITSQNSRGPSMDWLKMVKSSEAKNKINQWFKTINKEENILKGKEMLEKEAKRKGFVFTELATCARIKKVLERYGFKDWDAICAAIGHGGLKEGQIINRFIEELKKEINKNRTAEEIVKQTEEIILNSNMSSEFVRKHKNDSGIVIQGITGLDIRVSKCCSPVPGDEIVGFVTKGRGVSIHRTDCINIINLLEDDRKRLIEANWSLDKSKGKEFLAEIRITGEDRLGLLVDITKVFTDEKLSLKNINARTIKFDFIIDATITIRDKSELEYICKKIKNIKGVYDIQRVTT; translated from the coding sequence ATGGAAGAATGCAAAATGCTTTATGATGAATTAATACAAAAAGTAAAAAAATATCATCCAGCAACAGATTTTAGCATTATAGAAAAAGCTTATAACCTTGCAAAAGAAGCACACGGCAATCAACTTAGAAAATCTGGCGAACCTTATATTATACATCCTTTATATGTGGCTATTATATTAGCTGAATTAGAGCTAGATTTAGAGTCTATAGCAGCAGGTATTTTACATGATGTAATAGAAGATACAAAATATTCTTTTGAGGATTTAAAACAACTTTTTAATGAAGAAATAGCAATTATTGTAAGCGGTGTTACAAAACTTGATAAATTTACTTATTCATCATCTTCTAAAGAAGAATTGCAAGCAGAAAATTATAGAAAAATGTTTTTAGCAATGGCAAAAGATATAAGAGTAATATTAATAAAGGTAGCAGATAGGTTACATAATATGCGAACCTTACAATTTATGAGCAGAGAAAAACAAATAGAAAAAGCTCAAGAAACTTTAGATATATATGCTCCTTTAGCTACAAGACTTGGTATATTTAAAATAAAAGTGGAGCTTGAAGATTTATGCCTTAGATATTTAGACCCAACGGCTTATTATGATTTGGCAGAAAAAATAGAGCGTAAAAAACACCAACGAGAAGAATATGTAGAAAAAATAGTTGGAGAAATATCAAAAAAATGTCAAGAAGATAATATAAAATGTGAAATATATGGAAGACCAAAACATTTTTTTAGCATTTATAAAAAAATGCTTAACAAAAACAAAACACTAGACCAAATATTTGACCTTTTTGCCGTAAGAATAATAGTAGATAATATAAGAGATTGTTATGAAGTTTTGGGAATTGTACACGAAATGTATAAACCTATACCTAGTAGATTTAAAGACTATATAGCTATGCCAAAAGCTAATATGTATCAGTCTTTACATAATACGCTTATAGGGCCAGAAGGTTTACCTTTTGAAATACAAATTAGAACATGGGAAATGCACCGTATAGCCGAATATGGTATTGCAGCCCATTGGAAATATAAATCTGGTAGTAAAAATGTGAAAGAATCGGCACAGGAAGAAAAACTTACGTGGCTTAGACAAATATTGGAATGGCAAAAAGATATGTCAGACAATAAAGAGTTTATGGAGACAATAAAAACAGATTTAGACTCTTTTAATGAAAATGTTTATTGTTTTACACCTTCTGGAGATGTTAAAAGCCTTCCTTATGGGTCTATACCAATAGATTTTGCATATTCTATACATAGTGCAGTTGGTAACACTATGGTAGGAGCTAGAGTAAATGGTAAAATAGTAACTTTTGACTATATTTTACAAAATGGAGATAGAATAGAGATAATAACAAGTCAAAATTCTCGTGGGCCTAGTATGGATTGGTTAAAAATGGTTAAAAGTAGTGAGGCCAAAAATAAAATAAACCAGTGGTTTAAAACTATAAACAAAGAAGAAAATATATTAAAAGGCAAAGAGATGCTTGAAAAAGAGGCGAAACGTAAAGGCTTTGTTTTTACAGAATTAGCTACTTGTGCAAGGATAAAGAAAGTATTAGAGAGATATGGCTTTAAAGACTGGGACGCAATATGTGCAGCTATTGGCCACGGTGGGTTAAAAGAAGGCCAAATAATAAATAGATTTATAGAAGAGCTTAAAAAAGAAATAAATAAAAATAGAACTGCAGAAGAAATAGTAAAACAAACAGAAGAGATTATATTAAACTCTAATATGAGCAGTGAATTTGTTAGAAAGCATAAAAATGATTCTGGTATAGTTATACAAGGTATAACTGGCTTAGATATTAGAGTATCTAAATGTTGTAGCCCAGTGCCTGGAGATGAGATAGTAGGGTTTGTAACAAAAGGTAGAGGTGTATCTATACACAGAACAGACTGTATAAACATAATAAACCTTTTAGAAGATGATAGAAAAAGGCTAATAGAGGCTAATTGGAGCTTAGATAAAAGCAAAGGAAAAGAGTTTTTAGCAGAAATTAGAATAACAGGTGAAGACAGGCTAGGACTCTTAGTAGATATAACAAAAGTATTTACAGATGAAAAATTATCTCTTAAAAATATTAACGCAAGAACAATAAAATTTGATTTTATTATTGATGCAACTATTACTATAAGAGATAAATCTGAGCTTGAATATATATGTAAAAAAATAAAAAATATTAAAGGTGTTTATGATATACAAAGGGTTACAACATAG
- a CDS encoding DUF6110 family protein, producing the protein MFNKIVNKGKILKNVGIFAGGALFGTVGVKLLASKDAKNIYTKTLAAGLRVKDCVMTTTMKVQETAEDILAEAQEINARRAEAEYEQENESFFEDETVEEEEDKE; encoded by the coding sequence ATGTTTAACAAAATAGTTAATAAAGGAAAAATTTTAAAAAATGTAGGTATTTTTGCAGGCGGAGCTTTATTTGGTACAGTAGGTGTTAAGTTATTAGCAAGTAAAGATGCAAAAAATATATATACAAAAACTTTAGCAGCAGGACTTCGTGTTAAAGATTGTGTAATGACAACAACTATGAAAGTGCAAGAAACAGCAGAAGATATTTTAGCAGAAGCACAAGAAATTAATGCTAGAAGAGCAGAAGCAGAATACGAACAAGAAAATGAAAGTTTTTTTGAAGATGAAACAGTAGAAGAGGAAGAAGATAAAGAGTAG
- the hemZ gene encoding coproporphyrinogen dehydrogenase HemZ, with protein MYYIVEHKYQDEVLSIIQLFYFGEKIIKIDSILDDNITIKSSIINDKTTCEIYKDKKQIVYKENSLKDIDEDTFSNEKARLVKLTVFQAIQQIRFLDMPWGILTGVRPTKKINEMLEEGYSKQHIKDILKEKYLATDEKIDLALDIAIIEKNILKNNNKNKISIYLGIPFCPTRCVYCSFTSFNLSQYNKKIDLYLDCLEKEIIAMKEYVNSYEIESIYIGGGTPSSLNEEQFYRFLKMIDDNFNKPLIEYTIEAGRADTITRQKLKAMKDFKATRISINPQTMNDKTLKIIGRNHLEKDFLDAFYMAREEGHNNINTDVILGLTNETSKDVLYTMDKILELIPESLTVHTLALKRASKLNENIDKFNPSSFYEMEEMINITKKYAKKMNMHPYYMYRQKNMIGNFENVGYCKDGLECFYNIQIMEEKQTIISFGAGATSKFYFEDKNLIKRAFNVKSVDEYINRIDEMIKRKIEIIEGEI; from the coding sequence ATGTATTATATTGTAGAACATAAATATCAAGATGAAGTTCTTTCTATTATACAATTATTCTATTTTGGAGAAAAAATAATAAAAATAGATAGTATTTTAGATGATAATATAACTATAAAAAGTAGTATTATAAACGATAAAACTACTTGTGAAATATATAAAGATAAAAAACAAATAGTTTATAAGGAAAATAGCTTAAAAGATATAGATGAAGATACCTTTTCTAATGAAAAAGCAAGATTAGTAAAACTTACAGTTTTTCAAGCTATACAACAAATAAGATTTTTAGATATGCCCTGGGGTATATTAACAGGAGTTAGGCCTACAAAAAAAATAAACGAAATGTTAGAAGAAGGGTATTCTAAACAACATATAAAAGATATATTAAAAGAAAAATATTTAGCAACAGACGAAAAAATAGATTTAGCATTAGACATAGCTATAATAGAAAAAAATATATTAAAAAATAATAATAAAAATAAAATATCTATATATTTAGGTATACCATTTTGTCCTACAAGATGTGTATATTGTTCTTTTACATCGTTTAACCTTAGTCAGTATAACAAAAAAATAGATTTATATTTAGATTGTTTAGAAAAAGAAATAATAGCTATGAAAGAATATGTTAATAGCTATGAAATAGAGAGTATATATATAGGTGGGGGCACACCATCATCTTTAAATGAAGAACAGTTTTATAGATTTTTAAAAATGATAGATGATAATTTTAATAAGCCTTTAATAGAATATACAATAGAAGCAGGACGAGCAGATACTATAACAAGGCAAAAGCTTAAGGCTATGAAAGATTTTAAAGCTACAAGAATATCTATAAATCCACAAACTATGAATGATAAAACATTAAAAATAATAGGAAGAAATCATTTAGAAAAAGATTTTTTAGATGCTTTTTATATGGCTAGAGAAGAAGGACATAATAATATAAATACAGATGTAATTTTAGGTCTTACAAACGAAACCTCTAAAGATGTTTTATATACTATGGATAAAATATTAGAGCTAATCCCAGAAAGTTTAACTGTACATACTTTGGCTTTAAAAAGAGCCTCAAAGCTTAATGAAAACATAGATAAATTTAACCCAAGTTCTTTTTATGAAATGGAAGAAATGATAAATATAACAAAAAAATATGCTAAAAAGATGAATATGCACCCATATTATATGTATAGACAAAAAAATATGATAGGTAACTTTGAAAATGTTGGATATTGTAAAGACGGTCTTGAGTGTTTTTATAACATACAAATAATGGAAGAAAAGCAAACGATTATATCTTTTGGCGCTGGAGCTACAAGCAAGTTTTATTTTGAGGATAAAAACCTTATAAAAAGAGCTTTTAACGTAAAAAGCGTAGACGAGTATATAAACCGTATTGATGAGATGATAAAAAGAAAGATAGAAATAATAGAAGGGGAGATATAA
- a CDS encoding thiamine-binding protein, whose protein sequence is MKKCYEASMAIQILPNLQEKEEKIKVIDKVIENIKNKGLNMVVCPFETVVEGKLDEILGILKESILIAEKEGAKDILTYIKIAYNPLGVMSIDEKISKHNK, encoded by the coding sequence ATGAAAAAATGTTATGAAGCAAGTATGGCAATACAAATATTACCTAATTTACAAGAAAAGGAAGAAAAAATAAAAGTTATTGATAAAGTAATAGAAAATATAAAAAATAAAGGACTTAATATGGTAGTTTGTCCATTTGAAACTGTTGTAGAAGGCAAATTAGATGAAATATTAGGTATTTTAAAAGAAAGCATACTAATAGCAGAAAAAGAAGGAGCTAAAGATATATTAACATATATAAAAATAGCTTACAACCCTTTAGGAGTGATGAGTATAGATGAAAAAATTTCAAAACATAATAAATAA
- the dtd gene encoding D-aminoacyl-tRNA deacylase, whose product MRVVLQRVAKAKVDINGNTVGKIDQGIVALVGINNTDNIETFKYICDKIINLRIFEDNEGKLNLSIKDLGLGLLIVPNFTVYADARKGRRPSFVGGAKPDEAEKIFNDFIAYFKENYDKVETGVFRADMQVNLINDGPITILLDSDKLF is encoded by the coding sequence ATGAGAGTTGTTTTACAAAGAGTGGCAAAGGCAAAAGTAGATATAAATGGAAATACTGTTGGAAAGATAGACCAAGGTATAGTTGCTCTTGTAGGAATTAATAATACAGACAATATAGAAACTTTTAAGTATATATGTGATAAAATTATAAATCTTAGAATATTTGAAGATAATGAAGGCAAACTTAATTTATCTATAAAAGATTTAGGCTTAGGGCTTTTGATAGTACCTAATTTTACAGTGTATGCAGATGCTAGAAAAGGCCGTAGGCCGAGCTTTGTTGGTGGAGCAAAACCAGACGAAGCAGAAAAAATATTTAATGATTTTATAGCATATTTTAAAGAAAATTATGATAAAGTTGAGACTGGTGTATTTAGAGCCGATATGCAAGTAAATCTTATAAATGATGGACCTATTACTATTCTTTTAGATAGTGATAAATTATTTTAG
- a CDS encoding ABC transporter permease: protein MKKFQNIINKYISFFTIILIIVIWFIITYIELIPRFMLPSPLDVLLALIKDFKLIFNHTVFTLLEAIIGLFISVIFSFILSIIMDRYKIFNKAIYPILIISQTIPTIAIAPIIVLWFGFGIMPKILLIFFTCFFPITISILNGFKNIDEDMLKLMKSMDSSYLKTLFIIKIPLSMRSFFSGLKISATYAIVGAVVSEWLGGEKGIGVYMTRVKKAYSFDKMFASIIVISLLSLILVRFIKFLENKIIYWKE, encoded by the coding sequence ATGAAAAAATTTCAAAACATAATAAATAAATATATTAGTTTTTTTACAATTATATTAATAATTGTAATATGGTTTATAATAACATATATAGAGCTTATACCTAGATTTATGTTGCCTAGTCCATTAGATGTTTTATTAGCGCTTATAAAAGATTTTAAACTAATTTTTAATCATACAGTTTTTACACTTTTAGAGGCTATTATAGGGCTTTTTATAAGTGTAATATTTAGTTTTATATTATCAATTATTATGGATAGGTATAAAATTTTTAATAAAGCAATATATCCTATTTTAATAATTAGTCAAACGATACCAACAATAGCTATAGCACCTATTATTGTACTTTGGTTCGGATTTGGTATTATGCCCAAAATATTACTTATATTTTTTACTTGTTTTTTTCCAATAACTATAAGTATACTTAATGGATTTAAAAATATAGATGAAGATATGTTAAAATTAATGAAATCTATGGACAGTAGTTATTTAAAAACACTATTTATTATAAAAATTCCACTTTCTATGAGAAGTTTTTTTTCGGGGCTTAAAATATCTGCAACTTATGCAATAGTTGGAGCTGTTGTTTCTGAATGGCTTGGGGGAGAAAAGGGTATAGGCGTTTATATGACTAGAGTAAAAAAGGCATATTCCTTTGATAAAATGTTTGCAAGTATTATAGTAATTAGTTTACTTAGTTTAATACTAGTTAGATTTATAAAATTTTTAGAAAATAAAATAATATACTGGAAAGAATAG
- a CDS encoding heavy metal translocating P-type ATPase: MRYKIKHSINGRIRFQIGIRELTKEQEDILEQYLLSKDGVEKVKIYGKTASVAIWYSSEKRYILAIMKEYQYNTAKEQFQLRESNTNATNKYYKEKMIEKISKKFIMKMFVPRPVGLFVICFKAARYIVKGIFTLAKEGLKVEVLDAIAIGVSVLQKDFKTAGSIMFLLEIGGLLEEWTHKKSINALADSMALNVEKVWIKTEDSEIQIPFSNIQQGDIIVVRTGTMIPVDGVVVSGEGMVNQASLTGECVPIEKEEGGYVYAGTVLEEGELLIKVKDGVGATRYEKILNMIENSEKLKSGIQSKAERLADNLVPYTLAGTVLTAILTRNLTKSLSILMADFSCALKLSMPLAVLSAMKECSEHNITVKGGKFLEAVAEADTFVFDKTGTLTKAEPIIKKIYTFNGYDRDEVLKISACLEEHFPHSIARAVVRQAINEGIEHKEMHTKVEYIVAHGIVSTIENERALIGSYHFVVEDEKVELNEEEKEKIESIEKEYSRLYLAIGGKLAGILCIQDPIRNEAKQVIKTLKKQGFKNLVMMTGDNEYTAQCVAKEVGIDKYFAEVLPDDKANFVKEAKENGHTVLMIGDGINDSPALSYADAGIAMKEGAHIAKEIADITISSDSLEQIVILREISQLLMNRIQRNYRIIIGFNLGLILLGLGGIITPATSALLHNTSTIAIGLESMTKLKKDKKRN; encoded by the coding sequence ATGAGATATAAGATAAAACATTCTATAAACGGAAGAATTCGTTTTCAAATAGGTATAAGAGAGCTAACAAAAGAGCAAGAAGATATATTAGAACAATATCTTTTATCTAAAGATGGAGTAGAAAAAGTTAAAATATATGGAAAAACAGCAAGTGTTGCTATTTGGTATTCGTCTGAAAAAAGATATATTTTAGCTATTATGAAAGAGTATCAGTATAATACGGCAAAAGAGCAATTTCAATTAAGAGAGTCTAACACAAATGCCACTAATAAATATTATAAAGAAAAAATGATAGAAAAAATATCAAAAAAATTTATAATGAAAATGTTTGTGCCAAGGCCTGTAGGTCTTTTTGTTATATGCTTTAAGGCAGCTAGATACATAGTAAAAGGGATTTTTACATTAGCTAAAGAAGGGTTAAAAGTAGAAGTTTTAGATGCTATTGCTATTGGTGTGTCTGTCTTACAAAAAGATTTTAAAACAGCAGGGTCTATAATGTTTTTATTAGAAATAGGTGGATTATTAGAAGAATGGACACATAAAAAATCTATAAATGCGTTAGCAGATAGTATGGCGCTTAATGTAGAAAAAGTTTGGATAAAAACAGAAGATAGTGAAATACAAATACCTTTTTCAAATATACAACAAGGAGATATTATTGTTGTAAGAACAGGGACTATGATACCGGTAGATGGAGTAGTTGTTAGTGGGGAAGGTATGGTTAATCAAGCTTCTTTAACAGGTGAGTGTGTTCCAATTGAAAAAGAAGAAGGTGGATATGTATATGCTGGTACTGTTTTAGAAGAAGGCGAGCTTTTGATTAAAGTAAAAGATGGAGTTGGGGCTACAAGATATGAAAAAATATTAAATATGATAGAAAACTCCGAAAAATTAAAATCTGGCATACAGTCAAAGGCAGAAAGGCTTGCAGATAATCTTGTGCCTTATACTTTAGCAGGGACTGTTTTAACGGCAATACTTACAAGAAATTTAACAAAATCTTTATCAATATTAATGGCAGATTTTTCTTGTGCTCTTAAATTATCAATGCCTTTAGCAGTGTTATCGGCTATGAAAGAGTGTAGCGAACACAATATTACAGTTAAAGGTGGAAAATTTTTAGAGGCAGTTGCCGAAGCCGATACATTTGTATTTGATAAAACAGGGACGCTTACAAAAGCAGAACCTATTATTAAAAAAATATACACATTTAATGGGTATGACAGAGATGAGGTATTAAAAATATCAGCTTGCCTAGAAGAGCATTTTCCTCATTCTATAGCTAGAGCAGTAGTTCGTCAGGCCATAAATGAAGGCATAGAACATAAAGAAATGCATACAAAAGTAGAATATATTGTTGCTCATGGTATAGTTTCTACTATTGAAAATGAGCGAGCTTTAATAGGTAGTTATCATTTTGTAGTGGAAGATGAAAAAGTAGAGTTAAACGAAGAAGAAAAGGAAAAAATAGAGTCAATAGAAAAAGAATATTCTCGTTTATATCTTGCTATTGGTGGAAAATTAGCAGGTATATTATGTATACAAGACCCTATAAGAAATGAAGCTAAACAGGTTATTAAAACTCTTAAAAAGCAAGGGTTTAAAAATCTTGTTATGATGACAGGTGATAATGAATATACGGCACAATGTGTAGCTAAAGAAGTTGGTATAGATAAATATTTTGCTGAGGTATTGCCAGATGATAAAGCTAATTTTGTAAAAGAGGCTAAAGAAAATGGACACACAGTTTTAATGATAGGAGATGGAATAAATGATTCGCCAGCACTTTCTTATGCAGATGCTGGGATAGCTATGAAAGAAGGAGCTCATATTGCTAAAGAGATAGCAGATATTACAATAAGTTCGGATAGTTTAGAACAAATTGTAATTTTAAGAGAAATATCTCAATTATTAATGAATAGAATACAAAGAAATTATCGTATTATTATTGGATTTAATTTAGGGCTAATTTTATTAGGCTTAGGTGGAATTATAACACCGGCAACATCGGCTTTATTACATAATACATCTACTATTGCCATTGGCCTTGAAAGTATGACAAAATTAAAAAAAGATAAAAAAAGAAATTAA